ATCTAAATTATTTTTATTTGAATAATAAAATATACTTTCCGAATACTTTAATGGATAAACCTTTTTTACAAAAAACATTGATAAATTTATTAAAAGTATTACTATAATAATTATCCAAACTAATTTAAACAGCTTTTTCAAATTAACCTCCCACTTCCTATAAACAATTGATAAATTTAAATAGTTTTTCCATTTGCATTTTAGTTTCTTCAATGGTACCACTATTATCTACTACAAAATCTACTAACTCTCTTTTTTCATCTAAGGGAATTTGTGCCTCTATTCTATTTAATATTTCATTCTCTTGTAAATTATCCCTAATTCCAACCCTTTTTATTTGAGTTATCTTATCCACCCATGAAAGTATTACAAAATCTAAATCCTTTTGCATATCCTGTTCAATTAACAGAGGTGCATCTAGTAAGCAAACTTTTTTACCCATTTCTTTATACAATTTAAATTGATTTTCTATTTCCATCTTTATATATGGTATTATTATATCTTCATATTTTTTTCTTTCTTCTTTTGAGCAAGAAAATATATAGTTTCCAAACTCTCTTCTTTTTAAATCGCCATATTCATCTAAATATTTTTCTCCAAAGTTATCTTTAATATATTCCAGTATAGAAGGATATTTTTCTAAAACTTCTCTTGCTATTTTATCTGCATCTATTACATCTATACCTTTATCTTTAAACATTTTAGCAATAGTACTTTTGCCGCTTCCAATGCCTCCAGTAAGACCTATTTTTAAAAACTTCGCCTTATTTTTTTTACAATATTTTTCTTTAAACCATTTTAGATCTATATCACTTAGCATCATACCAATTTTCTCCTTTATTTATGTCAACTTCAAGTGGTACACTAAGGGGTAATACATTTTCCATGCAATCTTTAACTATACTCTCAATCTCTTTTAATTCATCTTTATAAACATTTAATATAAGCTCATCGTGAACTTGTAATATAATTTTACTTTTTAAATTTCTTTCTTTAAGTGCATTAAAGACTTTAACCATAGCCATTTTTATTATATCAGCAGCACTTCCCTGAATAGGTGTATTCATAGCTAACCTTTCTCCTAAGGCTTTTACTATTTTATTTCTATTGCCTATTTCTGGTATAAACCTTCTCCTATTTAATATGGTAGTCACATACATATCCTTTTTGGCTTTATCTATAGTTTCATCCATGTATTTTTTTACATTAGGATATCTTTCAAAATAAGTATCTATATATCCCTTTGCTTCTTTTCTAGAAATTTTTAAATCTTTAGCTAAACTAAAATCTCCTATGCCATATACTATTCCAAAATTTACTGCCTTAGCATTTCCTCTCATAGTTTCCGTTACTTCTTCTATAGGTACTTTAAAAACTTCAGATGCAGTTTTTGTATGTATATCTGCATGATGCTTAAAAGCATCTATTAAATTCCTAT
This window of the Clostridium cochlearium genome carries:
- the coaE gene encoding dephospho-CoA kinase (Dephospho-CoA kinase (CoaE) performs the final step in coenzyme A biosynthesis.), with product MFKDKGIDVIDADKIAREVLEKYPSILEYIKDNFGEKYLDEYGDLKRREFGNYIFSCSKEERKKYEDIIIPYIKMEIENQFKLYKEMGKKVCLLDAPLLIEQDMQKDLDFVILSWVDKITQIKRVGIRDNLQENEILNRIEAQIPLDEKRELVDFVVDNSGTIEETKMQMEKLFKFINCL